A single region of the Cucumis melo cultivar AY chromosome 3, USDA_Cmelo_AY_1.0, whole genome shotgun sequence genome encodes:
- the LOC103488222 gene encoding exocyst complex component EXO70A1 has protein sequence MTAPVSVDGKGKKNIENLVSATRSLKASLEKSRTLGFSLQKAGPRLEEIRQRLPTLEAAVRPIRADKEALVAVGGHINRAVGPAAAVLKVFDAVHGLEKSLLSDPRNDLHGYLSVLKRMEEALRFLGDNCGLAIQWLEDIVEYLEDNTVADEKYLASLKSSLKNLRDLQSDEGRTRLDGGLLNAALDKLENEFRRLLTEHSVPLPMSSSASPGEQACIAPSPLPVTIIPKLQAILGRLIANKRLESCISIYVEVRSSNVRASLQALDLDYLEISVSEFNDVLSIEGYIAKWGKHLEFAVKHLFEAEFKLCNDVFERIGLDVWMGCFAKIATQAGILAFLQFGKTVTESKNDPIKLLKLLDIFASLNKLRLDFNRLFGGAACLEIQNLTRDLIKRVIDGAAEIFWELLVQVELQRQNPPPLDGGVPRSVSFIIDYSNKLLSDDYRPILTQALVIHRSWKKEKFQEGLLVSEVTNLVKAIEHNLETWIKAYEDSTLSNFFAMNNHWHLYKHLKGTKVGELMGDKLKEHEQYKDYYAAVFLRESWSKLPSHLSREGLIMFSGGRATARDLVKKRLKTFNEAFEDMYKKQSNWVMTDKELREKTCQLIVQTIVPVYRSYMQNYGPLVEQDPSSSKYVKYTVQNLEKMLLSLFQPKPLRYSSLKVRQTSGKFSNGAADHRRSNSMVM, from the coding sequence ATGACGGCACCGGTGTCGGTTGATGGGAAAGGGAAGAAGAATATTGAGAATTTGGTGTCTGCTACTAGGTCATTGAAGGCTAGCTTAGAGAAATCTAGGACTCTAGGGTTTTCTTTGCAGAAAGCTGGGCCGAGATTGGAGGAGATTAGGCAAAGATTGCCGACTTTAGAAGCGGCGGTTCGGCCTATTCGTGCTGATAAGGAAGCCCTTGTTGCCGTCGGTGGCCATATAAATCGGGCTGTTGGCCCGGCCGCGGCGGTGCTCAAGGTTTTCGATGCAGTTCATGGCCTTGAAAAATCTCTATTATCGGACCCGCGGAATGATCTTCATGGGTATTTGTCTGTGTTGAAACGTATGGAAGAGGCATTGAGGTTTTTGGGAGATAACTGTGGACTGGCAATCCAGTGGTTGGAGGACATTGTTGAGTATTTGGAAGATAATACTGTGGCGGATGAGAAATATCTAGCGAGTTTGAAGAGTTCATTGAAAAATCTTAGGGATTTGCAGAGTGATGAAGGGAGGACTCGGCTTGATGGGGGACTTCTGAATGCTGCTTTAGATAAACTCGAGAACGAGTTTAGGCGGCTTTTAACGGAGCACAGTGTACCTCTTCCAATGTCTTCTTCGGCGTCTCCAGGTGAACAAGCTTGCATTGCTCCATCTCCGTTGCCTGTAACTATCATTCCAAAATTGCAAGCCATTCTTGGGAGATTGATTGCTAATAAACGACTTGAGAGTTGCATATCGATTTATGTTGAAGTTCGTAGTTCTAATGTTAGGGCTAGTTTGCAGGCTCTTGATTTGGATTACTTGGAGATATCTGTTTCTGAGTTCAATGATGTGCTGAGCATCGAAGGGTACATTGCAAAATGGGGAAAGCATTTGGAGTTTGCAGTGAAACACTTGTTTGAGGCCGAGTTCAAGCTTTGTAATGACGTTTTCGAGAGGATTGGATTGGATGTTTGGATGGGGTGTTTTGCAAAGATAGCAACTCAAGCAGGTATTCTTGCATTTCTTCAATTTGGGAAAACTGTAACAGAAAGCAAGAATGATCCTATCAAGCTACTGAAGTTGTTAGATATATTTGCATCCTTGAACAAACTGAGACTAGACTTCAATAGGCTTTTTGGTGGGGCGGCCTGTTTGGAAATTCAAAACTTGACTAGGGATCTCATTAAGCGGGTTATTGATGGTGCGGCCGAGATTTTCTGGGAACTTCTAGTTCAGGTGGAGCTCCAGAGGCAAAATCCTCCGCCTTTAGATGGGGGAGTTCCACGATCGGTTAGCTTCATTATTGATTACAGTAACAAACTACTCTCTGACGATTATCGGCCGATCCTGACCCAGGCCCTCGTCATTCACCGGAgttggaagaaagaaaagttCCAAGAGGGTCTACTTGTCAGTGAGGTAACGAACCTTGTTAAAGCTATTGAGCATAATCTGGAAACTTGGATAAAGGCTTATGAAGATTCTACCTTGTCAAACTTTTTCGCTATGAACAATCATTGGCATCTATACAAGCACCTCAAAGGAACAAAAGTCGGAGAACTAATGGGAGATAAACTGAAGGAACATGAACAATACAAGGATTACTATGCTGCAGTTTTCTTGAGGGAGAGCTGGAGTAAACTTCCTAGCCATTTAAGCAGAGAGGGTTTGATTATGTTCTCGGGTGGCCGAGCTACTGCTCGTGATCTCGTCAAGAAACGTCTAAAGACATTCAACGAAGCTTTTGAAGACATGTATAAGAAGCAGTCAAACTGGGTTATGACTGACAAAGAGTTGAGGGAGAAGACATGTCAACTTATAGTTCAAACCATCGTGCCCGTTTATCGCAGTTACATGCAGAATTACGGCCCCTTGGTCGAGCAAGATCCGAGTTCCAGTAAGTATGTCAAGTACACCGTGCAGAATCTGGAGAAAATGTTATTGTCCCTATTTCAGCCAAAGCCACTTAGGTACAGTAGTCTTAAAGTTAGGCAGACCAGTGGGAAATTCAGCAATGGCGCAGCAGATCATCGTCGTTCCAACTCCATGGTTATGTAA